A part of Blastopirellula marina genomic DNA contains:
- the pyk gene encoding pyruvate kinase: MSAARIYPNRARTKIVATVGPACRTPEMLEELILAGVDVFRVNLAHGDLKDHSEVVKNIREISAKVDRPIAALADLSGPKIRLGILQEEIVQCHEDEIFTFVRGEETSEPNQLTCNYKPLIDELEVGNDVMLADGTVMMSVLEKTADSAICKVVQAGPIRSRQGINLPGTKLSVPALTEQDIEHVKWAAENDLDYVSLSFVRSPDDIRQLRDLLMQHESRAFIIAKIEKREALDNLDEIVRESNGVMVARGDLGVEIDVAEVAASQKLIVSTCSRIGRPVIVATQMLDSMTTSNRPTRAEATDVANAILDGADACMLSGETAVGVHPVAVVKMMNRIMLATEKMWLEQRGKSSRIDNRVAQVHPVTQAVVSGASITAEHLDAKLLVTATRTGGTALTKAKLRDAIPTISVSDSDAALRRMCLYWGVTPISNAPVHNGIQLRRFIDQWGLGNGYLEEGDRVVFVTGGGIMQSAEYIVVIHRVEKPHE; this comes from the coding sequence ATGTCTGCCGCTCGAATCTACCCGAACCGTGCCCGTACGAAGATCGTCGCCACCGTGGGACCTGCTTGCCGCACCCCCGAAATGCTCGAGGAATTGATCCTCGCTGGGGTCGACGTCTTTCGCGTGAACCTGGCTCACGGTGATCTGAAAGATCACTCTGAGGTAGTGAAGAATATCCGCGAGATCAGTGCAAAAGTCGATCGACCGATCGCTGCTCTGGCCGACCTTTCGGGACCTAAGATTCGTCTCGGCATCCTGCAGGAAGAAATCGTCCAATGCCACGAAGACGAAATCTTCACGTTCGTCCGCGGGGAAGAAACCTCGGAACCGAATCAACTGACTTGTAACTACAAGCCCCTGATCGACGAACTGGAAGTTGGCAACGACGTCATGTTGGCCGACGGTACCGTCATGATGAGTGTGCTCGAGAAGACTGCCGACTCGGCGATTTGCAAAGTCGTGCAAGCCGGACCAATCCGTAGCCGCCAAGGTATTAACCTGCCAGGCACGAAGCTCAGCGTACCAGCGCTGACTGAACAAGATATCGAACATGTGAAGTGGGCCGCGGAAAACGACCTCGACTACGTTAGTCTCAGCTTTGTTCGCTCGCCAGACGACATTCGCCAGTTGCGTGATCTGCTGATGCAGCACGAGTCGCGGGCGTTTATCATCGCTAAGATCGAGAAACGCGAAGCATTGGATAACCTGGACGAAATCGTCCGAGAATCGAACGGCGTGATGGTCGCTCGTGGTGACTTGGGTGTCGAAATCGACGTTGCCGAGGTGGCTGCTTCTCAGAAGTTGATTGTCTCGACCTGTTCGCGTATCGGCCGCCCAGTGATCGTTGCGACCCAGATGCTCGATAGCATGACCACCTCCAACCGTCCAACCCGGGCGGAAGCGACCGACGTGGCAAACGCCATTTTAGATGGTGCTGATGCTTGCATGCTTTCTGGCGAAACGGCCGTGGGCGTGCATCCGGTTGCCGTGGTGAAGATGATGAATCGCATCATGCTGGCCACGGAAAAGATGTGGTTAGAGCAACGTGGTAAGTCGAGCCGCATCGACAACCGCGTCGCCCAAGTGCACCCGGTTACCCAAGCGGTGGTTTCTGGTGCTTCGATTACCGCCGAACATCTCGATGCCAAACTGTTGGTCACGGCAACGCGAACCGGCGGTACGGCTCTGACGAAAGCCAAGTTGCGTGACGCGATCCCAACGATCAGTGTGTCGGACTCGGACGCGGCGTTGCGGCGTATGTGTCTCTATTGGGGCGTGACGCCAATCTCGAATGCTCCGGTCCATAACGGCATCCAGCTTCGCCGCTTTATCGATCAATGGGGCCTCGGCAACGGTTACCTGGAAGAAGGTGATCGCGTTGTGTTCGTCACCGGTGGCGGGATTATGCAGTCGGCTGAATACATCGTGGTGATTCACCGCGTTGAGAAGCCGCATGAATAG
- a CDS encoding FMN-binding glutamate synthase family protein, with translation MTLLWIGLGTLAVILIGMVTYDLTQKRHAILRNFPVIGHFRYWLEAIGPELRQYIVTSDNEERPFSRDQRRWVYASSKRENNYFGFGTDNDLESTANHLIVKHSAFPVDSALPTDPLYDADYHLPCAKVMGAHRNRRHAFRPNSVVNISGMSFGSLSGPAVEALNRGAALAGCLQNTGEGGVSPHHLAGGNLMMQIGTAYFGCRDANGRFDLEKLKDVCAAYPIKALEVKLSQGAKPGVGGLLPASKITPEIAAIRGIPLGKDCASPGKHREFSNVDEMLDFVERIADATGLPVGIKSAVGETRFWKELATQMATTNRGVDFITIDGGEGGTGAAPLVFADHVALPFKIGFTRVYKEFYEQGLHEHVIFNGSGRLGFPESTLFALALGCDMVSVAREAMLSIGCIQAQRCHTGHCPAGVATQNAWLQRGLDPTSKGVRAANYIVTLRKDLTYLSHSCGVWHPALVNLDHFELLNAGKPSQPATEIYDQRADWGLPSQADRDMIQAIMQTPPKQRADLLLARTIKTDPVNQDYASLN, from the coding sequence ATGACGCTACTGTGGATTGGACTGGGAACGCTGGCAGTCATCTTGATTGGCATGGTCACCTACGACCTGACTCAAAAGCGTCACGCGATCTTACGTAACTTCCCGGTCATCGGTCACTTCCGTTATTGGTTGGAAGCGATCGGACCGGAACTGCGGCAGTACATCGTTACCAGCGATAATGAAGAACGCCCATTCAGCCGAGACCAACGCCGGTGGGTGTATGCTTCCTCCAAGCGAGAGAACAACTACTTTGGCTTTGGCACCGACAACGACCTGGAGTCGACGGCCAATCACCTGATCGTCAAGCATTCGGCGTTTCCAGTCGATTCGGCTTTGCCAACCGATCCGCTGTACGATGCAGACTATCACCTACCGTGTGCCAAGGTGATGGGTGCGCATCGCAATCGCCGCCACGCGTTTCGTCCTAACAGCGTGGTTAACATCTCCGGCATGAGCTTCGGTTCGCTCAGTGGTCCGGCGGTCGAAGCACTAAATCGCGGGGCCGCCCTGGCCGGCTGCCTGCAGAATACAGGGGAAGGGGGCGTTAGCCCGCATCACCTTGCCGGTGGCAATCTGATGATGCAGATCGGTACAGCCTACTTTGGTTGCCGCGATGCGAATGGACGCTTCGATCTCGAAAAGCTGAAAGACGTTTGCGCCGCTTATCCCATCAAGGCGCTCGAAGTGAAGCTCAGCCAAGGTGCTAAGCCAGGCGTCGGCGGTTTGCTTCCAGCAAGTAAGATCACACCGGAGATTGCGGCGATTCGTGGCATTCCACTAGGTAAGGATTGTGCCAGCCCAGGCAAGCATCGCGAGTTCAGCAACGTCGACGAAATGCTCGACTTCGTGGAACGAATTGCCGACGCGACCGGTTTGCCGGTTGGTATTAAGTCGGCTGTGGGGGAAACCCGTTTCTGGAAAGAACTCGCCACGCAGATGGCCACGACCAATCGTGGTGTCGACTTCATCACAATCGATGGTGGAGAAGGGGGGACCGGTGCAGCTCCGCTGGTCTTCGCCGATCATGTGGCGTTACCGTTCAAGATTGGCTTTACTCGCGTCTACAAAGAGTTCTATGAACAAGGTCTGCACGAGCACGTGATCTTCAACGGTTCAGGTCGACTCGGCTTTCCCGAAAGCACACTCTTCGCCCTTGCGTTAGGGTGCGACATGGTGAGCGTCGCCCGTGAAGCGATGCTTTCCATCGGTTGCATTCAAGCCCAACGCTGCCACACGGGTCATTGCCCGGCCGGCGTCGCCACGCAAAACGCTTGGCTACAGCGAGGGCTTGATCCAACCTCCAAAGGGGTGCGCGCCGCGAATTACATCGTGACACTGCGAAAGGACCTAACCTACCTAAGTCATTCGTGCGGTGTCTGGCATCCTGCTTTAGTGAACCTAGATCACTTCGAATTGCTCAACGCAGGCAAACCATCTCAGCCAGCGACGGAGATCTACGACCAACGGGCCGACTGGGGGCTTCCCTCGCAAGCCGATCGCGACATGATTCAAGCGATCATGCAAACACCTCCGAAGCAGCGTGCTGACTTGCTGTTGGCAAGAACCATCAAGACCGATCCGGTCAATCAAGACTACGCATCTTTGAACTAG
- a CDS encoding class I SAM-dependent methyltransferase encodes MPQIDPEAVFNHACATGYDKQWAEMAALRDAIHLLIRGIFLDLPKQARILSVGAGTGAEMLYLAQQFPDFRFVAVEPSSHMLQVCQSKAQEAGVLDRCEFHVGYLESYLNTEPFDAATSLLVSQFLLDRDIRTDYFRQIAQRLRPGGILVSSDLASDTDAVDYERLLQIWMRTLQSARIPEEATHKMRDTYKNDVAVLPPAEVATTIAAAGFHQPTCFYQAGLIHAWHAVRS; translated from the coding sequence ATGCCCCAGATCGACCCCGAAGCCGTATTCAACCATGCTTGTGCTACCGGCTATGACAAGCAGTGGGCCGAGATGGCGGCGCTCCGAGATGCGATTCACCTGCTAATCCGCGGAATCTTTCTCGATCTGCCGAAACAAGCCCGAATCCTTTCTGTCGGAGCAGGTACCGGGGCGGAGATGCTTTACCTGGCGCAGCAGTTTCCCGACTTTCGCTTTGTCGCCGTCGAGCCGTCGTCCCATATGTTGCAGGTTTGCCAATCGAAGGCACAAGAAGCCGGAGTCTTAGATCGTTGTGAATTCCATGTCGGGTATCTGGAAAGCTATCTCAACACCGAACCATTCGACGCGGCTACTTCGCTGTTGGTATCTCAGTTCTTATTAGATCGCGATATCCGAACCGACTACTTTCGCCAGATCGCCCAACGACTTCGCCCCGGCGGTATCTTGGTCAGTTCCGACTTGGCATCGGATACGGATGCCGTCGACTACGAGCGTCTGCTACAGATCTGGATGCGTACGCTTCAGTCCGCAAGAATTCCAGAGGAAGCAACGCACAAGATGCGCGACACTTATAAGAATGATGTGGCAGTTCTTCCCCCAGCAGAAGTCGCGACAACGATTGCCGCCGCAGGCTTCCATCAGCCGACCTGTTTTTACCAGGCCGGCCTAATCCACGCTTGGCATGCGGTACGCTCTTAG